DNA from Verrucomicrobiia bacterium:
ACGATCGCCACGGCTTCGACCGGCGCCAGCCCGGCAGAAGCGTCCCCGGTGCTGGCCGGCGGCCTGATACAACCCGCGGAAGTCTGGGCCTGCACCACCTGCCTGGCCTGCATGGAATGTTGCGCCGTTTGGAATGAACAGGTCCCCATCATCGTCCAGATGCGCCGCCACCTTGTCAACCAGGGCGCGGTGGATCGGGGCATCCAGGACATGCTCGACAAGTTGAATCGCTACGGCAACTCCTTCGGCAAATCCGACCGCATGCGCGCCCGCTGGGTGCAGAATGGCGGTTTGAAGATCAAGGATGCCCGCAAGGAGGAGGTGGAATACCTCTGGTTTGTCGGAGACTTTGCCTCCTTTGACCCACGTCTGGAATCCATCACCCAAAAAACCGCCCGGTTGTTTGAAGCGGCCGGTCTCAGTTTCGGCCTCCTTTATGAAGCGGAGCGCAATGCCGGCAATGATGTCCGGCGGGTGGGGGAGGAAGGGTTGTTTGAAGTCCTGCGGGACAAAAACAAACAGGCCCTGGCCAAGGCCAAATTCAAAACGATCGTCACCACTGATCCCCACACCTATAACACCCTGAAAAACGAGTATGGCCTTGAGCCAGACCTCCGGGTCATGCATTACACCGAGCTGCTCAGTGAATTACTGGCTCAAGGACGCCTGAAACTTCGCCAGCCTCTTCAGGGGAAGGTCACTTATCACGATCCCTGCTACCTCGGCCGTTACAACGGTGTTTACGAGCCACCCCGGGACATCCTGCGCCGGTTGGGATTGGAGGTCCTGGAAATGCCCCGCTGCCGCGCCCGCAGCTACTGTTGCGGCGCCGGCGGGGGGCGTATTTGGATGGAAGACGCTGAAAAGGTGCAGGAACGGCCAGCCGAGAGCCGGGTGCGTGAGGCCGCCGCGCTGGAGGGGGTGGATACATTGGTAGTGGCCTGTCCCAAAGACATCGCCATGTTCCGTGACGCCCTCAAAACCACCGGCCTCGAAGGCCGGCTGGCGGTCAAAGATTTGGCTGAATTGGTGTGGGAAGCGGTGCAGGAGCCGGCCGCCACCACGGCCGCTTAAGAAAGGAAAGTCGAGCCATGATCTCCACCATCGAATACGAGGTCTGCCAGCGCGATACCAAGCTGGATACCTTGTTGAGCACTCCGGAAGGCAGGCGCATCCTCACTTGCATCCAGTGCGGCATGTGTGCCGGCACCTGCCCTTATGGGGATCACATGGATTATCCGCCGCGCCGGATCATTAACATGCTGCGCCGGGGCTTCCTGGACGAAGTATTTCAAAGCGACAGCATGCTCAAGTGTGTCGCCTGCTATGCCTGCATGGCCAAATGCCCGCGCGGCATCCGGCTCTCCGATGTGCTTCTGCCCCTGGTCAAGGAGCAGACGCTGATGAACCTGCAGGAAATGCCCGCGGAACTGCAAAAGAGCCTGCAAAATACGCTGCGTTACGGCAATCCCATGGGCGAATCCTCCCGCAAACGCGCCAACTGGATTGCCAGTGCGCCGCACAAGGTGCCCATCATGTCCGAAGTCAAACGGCCGGTGGACGTCCTTTGGTTTGTGGAGTGCTATACGTCCTATTACGCCCGCGGCCAGGATAACAGCCGCGCCATGGTCCGCCTCCTGCATGCCTTGGGCGTGGACTATGCCATCCTTGGCAACGAGGAAAAGTGCGCCGGTGATTGCGGGCAGCTTACCTGGGAGTCGGGACTGTTTGAAACGCTGACCGACTATAACATGGAGATTTTCAAGAAGTATCAGTTCAACCGCATCATCACGGGGGATGCGCATGCCTTTAACGCCTTTCGCATCCGTTATCCCATGTATGGCTTCAACTGGCCGGTGGAGCATACCACCGGTTTCTTGGCCCGCCATGTGGAACAACTTAAGCCCAAGCTCAAGAAACCCCTCAACCTGACCATAACGTATCACGATGCCTGTTGTCTTGGGCGCCGGGCCGGCCTTTACGATGAGGCCCGGATTTTGCTCAAGGCCATTCCCGGGGTGAAGTTGGTCGAGATGGTGCACAACCGCATCAATTCCATCTGTTGCGGCGGCGGGGGCGGCGGCATGTGGCTTGACACCTATTTCAAGCAAAAAGGCATGGAGCGCCTCAGTGAACGCCGCATCAAGGAAGCCATTACCACCGGCGCCGATGTGCTTGCGGTCTCCTGCCCGTACGAAATCTACCGTTTCGAGGACGCCCTGAAGGTGGTGCCCCACGACAAGCCCATGATCGTGCGCGACGTGGTGGAATTACTCGCTGATTCCCTGGAGGACTGATATGTACATTCCCAAGAAAAGCGATCCCATCCGCATCGGCTTCTACGTCTGCCACTGCGGGGTGAACATTGCCGGCACCATTGATGTCAAGGCGGTGGCCCAATACGCCGCCAGACTGCCCAACGTGGTTGTTTCGCGTGACTATAAATACATGTGCTCCGATCCGGGTCAGGAGCTCATTCAGCAGGACATCCTCGAAAACCGCCTCAACCGCATCGTCGTCGCCGCCTGTTCGCCCTTGCTCCATGAGCACACCTTCCGCGGGGCCATCAACAAGGCGGGCCTCAATCCGTTCTTCTTTCAAATGGTCAACATTCGCGAGCACAACTCGTGGGTGCATACCGACAAAGAGGCTGCCACCCGCAAGGCCCTGGCCCAGGTGCGTGCCGCCATCGCCCGGGTTCCGCTCCACAAGCCGCTGGAAGTCAAGAAAGCCCCCATCAACCCCAACGTCCTCATTGTGGGCGGTGGCATCGCCGGCATCCATGCGGCACTGGTGCTGGCCAATGCCGGGAAACTCGTCTATCTGGTGGAGCGCCAGCCCACCATTGGCGGCCACATGGCCATGTTTGACAAAACCTTCCCCACGCTGGACTGTGCCATGTGCGTGCTCAGTCCCAAGATGTCGGCGGTGGACAAACACCCCAACATCCGCCTCTGGACGTATAGCGAAGTAGCCAAAGTGGATGGATATGTGGGCAACTATCGCGTGACCGTCCGCCGCAAACCCCGCTACATCATCGAAGACCTGTGCACGGGATGCCAGGAGTGTGTGGACGCCTGCGTTTACAAAAAGCCCACCTTTCCGGATGAATTCAACCTTGGCCTCGGCAAGCGCAAGCCGGTTTATCTGCCCTTCGCACAAGCCGTGCCGCCCATCGTCATCATTGACCCGGAGACTTGTATCGAGGTGAAAACCGGCAAGTGCAAGAAAACCTGTGTCGAGGCCTGCGGAGATCGCAAAGCCATTGACTTCAAGCAACAGGAGGAATTGCGCGAAATCCAGGTGGGCACCATCATCGTGGCCACCGGCTTCAAAACGTTTGATCCTCATCGCACCCCCTACTACGGCTATGGCGTTTACCCCAATGTGTACACCTCCTTGGAGGTGGAGCGCCTGGTCAATTCCTCCGGCCCCACCGGCGGTGAAGTGGTGCTGAAAAACGGTCAAAAACCCAAAAAAGTCGCCATCATCCATTGCGTCGGCTCCCGCGATGAAAACACCAACCGTTGGTGCTCGCGCGTCTGTTGTTTGTACTCCCTCAAGCTCGCCCACTTGATTCATGAGCGCACCGAAGCCGAGATCTTCAATTTCTATATTGATATGCGCAGCCCGGGTAAGAGCATGGAGGAGTTTTATAATCGCATCGCCGAAGAGGGCATCCAAATGATTCGGGGTAAAGTGGCCGATGTCTTTCCAGATCCCGCCCCGGATGCCAATGGCCGCTTGATCGTCAAGGCGGAGGATACATTGATGAGCCGCATCCTTCATGTGCCTGTGGACATGGTGGTCCTGGCCGTCGGCCTGGAACCTCATCCCGAT
Protein-coding regions in this window:
- a CDS encoding CoB--CoM heterodisulfide reductase iron-sulfur subunit A family protein, producing the protein MYIPKKSDPIRIGFYVCHCGVNIAGTIDVKAVAQYAARLPNVVVSRDYKYMCSDPGQELIQQDILENRLNRIVVAACSPLLHEHTFRGAINKAGLNPFFFQMVNIREHNSWVHTDKEAATRKALAQVRAAIARVPLHKPLEVKKAPINPNVLIVGGGIAGIHAALVLANAGKLVYLVERQPTIGGHMAMFDKTFPTLDCAMCVLSPKMSAVDKHPNIRLWTYSEVAKVDGYVGNYRVTVRRKPRYIIEDLCTGCQECVDACVYKKPTFPDEFNLGLGKRKPVYLPFAQAVPPIVIIDPETCIEVKTGKCKKTCVEACGDRKAIDFKQQEELREIQVGTIIVATGFKTFDPHRTPYYGYGVYPNVYTSLEVERLVNSSGPTGGEVVLKNGQKPKKVAIIHCVGSRDENTNRWCSRVCCLYSLKLAHLIHERTEAEIFNFYIDMRSPGKSMEEFYNRIAEEGIQMIRGKVADVFPDPAPDANGRLIVKAEDTLMSRILHVPVDMVVLAVGLEPHPDADDVRRLFNMSCSSEGWFLERHPKLAPVSTPTEGIFLAGCCQGPKDIPDSVAQAGAAAAEAFSLIDRGHIEMEPNTAFVIENECSGCKSCIPLCPYTAISLLPDKNKAYINEALCKGCGTCVGACPSGSIVQNLFEDAEVFSEIEGVLAE
- a CDS encoding (Fe-S)-binding protein, translating into MISTIEYEVCQRDTKLDTLLSTPEGRRILTCIQCGMCAGTCPYGDHMDYPPRRIINMLRRGFLDEVFQSDSMLKCVACYACMAKCPRGIRLSDVLLPLVKEQTLMNLQEMPAELQKSLQNTLRYGNPMGESSRKRANWIASAPHKVPIMSEVKRPVDVLWFVECYTSYYARGQDNSRAMVRLLHALGVDYAILGNEEKCAGDCGQLTWESGLFETLTDYNMEIFKKYQFNRIITGDAHAFNAFRIRYPMYGFNWPVEHTTGFLARHVEQLKPKLKKPLNLTITYHDACCLGRRAGLYDEARILLKAIPGVKLVEMVHNRINSICCGGGGGGMWLDTYFKQKGMERLSERRIKEAITTGADVLAVSCPYEIYRFEDALKVVPHDKPMIVRDVVELLADSLED
- a CDS encoding heterodisulfide reductase-related iron-sulfur binding cluster, yielding MMVSVSIAHWAAAEPLSALDNAVRQAAATLAPPDLNPVHGTFLGLPGVVWLWLLAVLSFGLFGWRVWHIVAALRRARPENRFDQIPRRLRLVVDNVLLQRRIFNERAIGWPHFLIFWGFVLYATCFNWSLLSGLFPFLKLPFPDEVRLVGFLLEIFAVVVLVALAIALARRLFFPPPRLHLSADANLILGLIALLMITTLLGSGFRLQAEGGHASAWAPLGSVLLKFLPEASPATAASWAKAMWWLHMLGVFFFLCYLPFSKHMHLLVSPLNVFFGRLQPVGTLDAPGTREDYTTGAAHWSEFTWKQLLCGFACAECGRCDRACPAQNSGYALCPQDVIQKLKHHFEQAALRSNGNTIATASTGASPAEASPVLAGGLIQPAEVWACTTCLACMECCAVWNEQVPIIVQMRRHLVNQGAVDRGIQDMLDKLNRYGNSFGKSDRMRARWVQNGGLKIKDARKEEVEYLWFVGDFASFDPRLESITQKTARLFEAAGLSFGLLYEAERNAGNDVRRVGEEGLFEVLRDKNKQALAKAKFKTIVTTDPHTYNTLKNEYGLEPDLRVMHYTELLSELLAQGRLKLRQPLQGKVTYHDPCYLGRYNGVYEPPRDILRRLGLEVLEMPRCRARSYCCGAGGGRIWMEDAEKVQERPAESRVREAAALEGVDTLVVACPKDIAMFRDALKTTGLEGRLAVKDLAELVWEAVQEPAATTAA